From Thermotoga sp.:
GAAGGTACGTTGCAACCGAATCCGAGGATGAGTGACATGAACGCCCTCCCACTCAACTTGAACTTCTCCATGATTCTATCCATCACGAAAGCTGCTCGCGGAAGATATCCACTTTCCTCCAGAAAGCCGAGTGCGAGAAACATGGCAAAGATGTTGGGTACGAACACCAGAACACTTCCTAGTCCTCCGATGATACCATCTGAAAGTAGCGAGGTGAGAACGTTTTCCCCAAGCGTGGTTGTTATCAGTGAGCCTAGATATGAGAAAGCCGAGTCGAGGAGGTCCGCGAAAACTTGGGCGATATCGAAGGTGAACTTGAATACGAGGTACATCAGAGCAAAGAAAAGAGGAAAAGCCAGGAACTTGTGCGTTAAGACATGGTCAATCGCTTCTGACGAGGACAGAGATTTTCCTTTCGCATCTGAATATGCTTCTTTCACTATGCTCTCAACGTACTCTCGCTTTCTCCTTGAAATGAGAAGGCGGTAACCGATCCTTTCCTCTTCACTCAGCGTCGGAAGTCCCAGCTTTACACCTTCTCCGTAGAACGCCGGATCGCCCGAAAGGTATTTCAAAGCGAAGTACCTTGGGTTCACTCTGATCTTTTTTCCTCGTAGAACACTTTCGATCTGCGATATTTCCGATTCTATTTTCTCTCCGTACCTTATCACTACCCTGTGAAAAATATCTTTCTCCTCATAGTACTCGACAATCCTGTCTTTGAGTTTTTCGATTCCCTTGCCAGTGACAGCAGAGGTGAAAACCACAGGTACTCCCAGGTGCTTTTGGAGTTCGTATCTGTCTATCTTGATTCCTGTTTTTTCAGCTTCGTCTATGGCGGTCAGAGCAAGGATCACCTTTTTCTCCATCTCTAGAATCTCGAGTAACAGGTAGAGACTCTGCTCTGGATTGACAGAATCTCCCACAACAACCACGATGTCGGTGTTTCCTTTGAGCAAATAGTCTCGTGCTATCTTTTCGTCTATCGACGAATATCCAAGTGAGTAAGTTCCCGGAAGATCGACTAGGTTTATTCTATAACCCCTGTGGGTGAAAAAGCCTTCTTTTTTCTCAACGGTCACACCTGGCCAGTTGGCCACATACTGTTTTGTACCTGTCAGGACGTTGAAAAGGCTTGTTTTGCCAACGTTCGGGCAGCCGGCAAGGGCAACTCTTACAACTTCTTGGGATGCTCTAGCTCTTTGTGTACTTCTCTTCAGAAACATTCTCTATCCTCCTCACCCAGATCTTCATAGCCTCTCCTCGTCCCAGAGATATCTCT
This genomic window contains:
- the feoB gene encoding ferrous iron transport protein B — its product is MFLKRSTQRARASQEVVRVALAGCPNVGKTSLFNVLTGTKQYVANWPGVTVEKKEGFFTHRGYRINLVDLPGTYSLGYSSIDEKIARDYLLKGNTDIVVVVGDSVNPEQSLYLLLEILEMEKKVILALTAIDEAEKTGIKIDRYELQKHLGVPVVFTSAVTGKGIEKLKDRIVEYYEEKDIFHRVVIRYGEKIESEISQIESVLRGKKIRVNPRYFALKYLSGDPAFYGEGVKLGLPTLSEEERIGYRLLISRRKREYVESIVKEAYSDAKGKSLSSSEAIDHVLTHKFLAFPLFFALMYLVFKFTFDIAQVFADLLDSAFSYLGSLITTTLGENVLTSLLSDGIIGGLGSVLVFVPNIFAMFLALGFLEESGYLPRAAFVMDRIMEKFKLSGRAFMSLILGFGCNVPSIMATRSIDDPQERLVTILIAPFMSCSARLPVYLLILRIFFPNISAAM